Within Telopea speciosissima isolate NSW1024214 ecotype Mountain lineage chromosome 8, Tspe_v1, whole genome shotgun sequence, the genomic segment tccttttcttgtgtAATTGATTCTATGGAATATGACCTCAATATTGCAGATTGTCCTGCTGGATGTGCTCTTGTTGTTGATAACTTGCTACTTTGGAATTAGAAGAAAACATTTTCTAAGGTTGATTGGTGGGTTGGATATAGCTTATCAATCTTATACTTCTctcaaaaagggggaaaaaatctattaattttcttaattaaagCCACAATAATCAAGGTCCCCCAAATGCTGATACTCCCCTTCTGAATGTGAGTCAAGTTTTGAATTGGTTAGTCAAACcttgttgggtttggtgttgCTTTTATAATTTCCAGGGAATTCAACCTATCTTTATCAGAGCAAATATTCATTCAGAGAAGATGTTGAAACTTGTTCTGGTGGAGAACCAAATTTAGTTACCTCTGCTATAGGATGAGATAGCCAGGAGGAATGGAGCTGAATAGCGAAGATATACATATTAGTCTTTACCCTGCTCTTTGGGATGGGTTTTCCTTAATTTTGGGCTCTTTCGTCCTTGAGAAAATTGTTTTGAGGCAGATAGCCGGGAGTATGGGGCTGAAAGGGAGGATATGTTTATTAGCCTTTACCCTGTTCTTTAGAAAGAGTTTGTGTTACTTTTTGGGCTCTTTCTTCATTGAGCAACTTGGTTTGAGGCATTTTTTGTGTAGTTCTGGTGCACTTGGCTGTATATTCTGTCATCCCTATTAAGAAGATTCAGTTACTCATGAAAATGTACATGAGTTATCTCAATCATTTACCTTTCTACTACATTCTGTCTTATTACTTCTAGAAGGAGTTTTAGAAATTTTATTAGTTTGGGGTTTTAGGTTAAATCAGTATTACTTTCCGTGTAAGAATGCTACTTACTCTTCTTGGTTTGCTCTATGAAACTAATTTGCTCGGAATTTTAGTtttcttaagaaaaaaaattttagttcataaaaagGTTGAGATATGGATATGGAAATGGGGTTTCTGATTAACAGTTCATGAGATGTTTTTGGTTTATTTATGTAACGGCGTTGGTTTGCTTGCATCTTGTTACCTTCTTTATTGTTTTGCCaaaccatgttttttttttctttctcttgccTAGCGATTTTGTTTGGTCCTTACACATTGAACAAGTGGTAAATGGCATACCTCATTTGATAACTGCTATGGTGCATCATGGTCTGAGTTTTCCCTGACAAAGTAAAAAATTTATACATAAATATATGATTATTATTGGTTGTATGAAAACCTATTTTTGATCAGATTTAACTAATTAATTTGAACATTATTGGAAAAGAATCAGGTatcgtctttcttcttcatgcaCATTGGGATCTTTATAAATTTCATCTGCTGAGGCTGAGTTCTCATGTTTTCTACCtgggaaggaaagaaacaaaaccaaTTTTCTAGCATGAGGCTGAATTGTTATGAAGCCACAAAACCACTTAGAATCCAGTATTTGGTGGAGTTTAGTTGATCCTCAGATCTACTGACAAAATAATGCTGAAGAATCAGTCTCCTGCAAATGCATTTCAAGCTTTTAAACCATGCTTTCATATTTCAAGGTTGCTTAGCTTTTTGGCTTTCCATATTTTCATCTCAAGATTTTCTCTGCTAATGTTACCATCTGACTGGGTTACATACAGGCCTTTATGAAGGTGGCGTGTGGAAAGTTCGTGTTGAGTTGCCAGATGCTTACCCCTACAAGTCTCCTTCTATTGGATTTCTGAACAAAATATTCCACCCAAATGTTGATGAGCTGTAAGTTCACCTGCACGCTCAAATACTCTTGTTATTTCAGTGGGTTATATTATACAACTCCCAATGGAGTCttcttatttaaattatttGTTAGTGGTACCATTGGTCTTTCTAGAACTTTTTGTAGACAAGATAACAGTATTCTGGCAATTCCTTAATTTTTGCTGTCAGCAAAGAAGATGTTACAATATCTACGTTTTTATGGTGCTCTTGTTATTTTTCTCTACTGATATTTCTTCATGAATTCTCCAGTATTATCTTTTCATCATTAGTCCAGGTGCTTCTATAATTAATCGTTTGATGCTGACCTCTCTTATTTTGAACTTCAGGTCTGGTTCTGTATGCTTGGATGTAATCAACCAATCTTGGAGCCCAATGTTTGGTATAAttgccttttttctttttaaccaTCCATGGTGAATTAATGAAATTCCGTTGACAGATGTGCACTTCGAAATGCATGCGTGTCTCCTTCataactccccccccccccccccacacaaaagaaaagggggggggggggggggagggggagcgAAGGTTGGTGAATTCCCTTGTTTTTCACTGGGCATTATTGTCCAGCATCTAAGTGCAAACTGTTGAATAGAGTTAAATTGCGAGACGGAtctgtagccaaccccatttaaaTCTTTATTTGAGTTGAGCTTATGTAAGTATAAATATTGAAGGCCTATTAAATTGAATTTGATATGAGTGCCAGAGGTTACTTACATGGTGAATATCAGGACCCTTTACATATTGTTCTATGCTTCTATAACAACAATgacaataaataataaaaaaattttaaaaaaatcaataacaACCCTATGAGATTTATGCCCTGGTCTTTCAGTTTGAATTTTTTGTCTGCTGTTGTTGCAGATCTGCTGAATGTCTTTGAGGTGTTTCTTCCACAACTCTTGCTTTACCCAAATCCTTCAGACCCATTAAATGGTGATGCAGCATCACTGATGATGGAGGACCAAAAACAATATGAAAAAAAGGTGAAAGGTAAAAAACATCTCACAAGTTTTATATTGGCCTCCCATCTTGTCATTAAGACTGGACTTAAAAGCAAATGGTTTTCATGTCTGAGAAatgcttcttttttgttttttcgcTGATATAACTTGTTAACAACAGAGTACTGTGAGCGATATGCAAAAAGAGAGAACATTACCAACCCTCAAGCTGAAGAGAGTAGTGACGACGACATCAGTGATGGACAGAGCACAACAAGTGATGATGAAGTTGCAGGACACCCAGACCCGTAAGCAACTTTTGGGGGCCATGTCATCTTCAATGTGAATTCCTTCACTTCATGTTTACTGATCATTTGTGTAACTATAATCAGTTGTCTATAAATATAAGTAGCTAGTTAGAGTGCGTGCTTGTTAACTTGCACGTATACTGAATCCAACTATATGCTGGCCCGAGGGATCATCATAGAAATGGAAAAACAGATAAAACATTGGTTAAACAAATTACATGAAAAATATTTATGTTTAATTTCTTCTTGTTGCAATTTTGTTCTATAATTATAAATCGCAATATCTAATAAGATGTACTATAAATCGCAACATCTAATTAGGATTGGGGTTCCTGTTGAAGCCCAATTGAAAGGCGGaataaaatcctctgcaattccttcatcttgtTGTGTCTTGCAGTTTAGGTCTGAGAACTCAACACGTTGCTTCATCCAACAGTGCGAGTTTGATTGAcctagtttatttttttttcttctttcttctcaagctcggcaacgttggatgtcgcatctttcaagtgtcgagctctcaagccTGAACTGTAAAGCACTGCAAGATTAAGGcatgcagaggatttttttccattGAAAGGCATTCCAACTGCAGTGGATATTCATCATGGCACATGGGTGTGGCCTCACCAAAAATGGGCCTGTGATAATGACAGAGAAAGTTGGGCTCTGATTATAAATTGCTAACTGACAACAATTAAATTTAACAACGATAATTCTACGTGTCCATCTGCCCATGTGAGGCCGTTCACGTACGAGAACCTGAGCCCTACTCGTCATTCACAGATTCACTTGGGTTCTAAGCTGTCTGGTTTTCTCTTTGGGAAAAGAAAGTACACACTGTCATTATATATTTCCCTCTCCTatactctctcttttctttccttgttaaATATGTGGGGTCATTCATTTCTCTCGTCATTAAGCCTTTGGCTTGGAATGTAATATGTTAATACAaacaagggagagggttctGAGTAAGTAGGGTACTCTCTagtgaatcgttatcctctgctgttacagcacggtgctgtactcCACCGTACGGCGTTGCAGAGGCCATGTAGCACAGCGggtcccacatggtgcacatggcctctgcaacgCCACACGATGCAGTACAACAACGTGCAGTTAcagcataggataaaaattacTCTCTAGtctccaccctctcacataaacattatttatttatgggtatGAGATCAGTGCTTGGTCTCTACACCAGGGTCTGGATCAATAGGGAAGGGCGCCTGGGTAACCATCTAGTGGTAGGAGCACATTATTTCacagtgccctgtgagagggcgtaggggcaccaccaagtagagatcttttttcttttatttatttttccaaagatagaaaaaataaaatgtgaaAAGGTGCAATGTACACCTTAGGCTCAGAGAGTCGTTTCCCTATAAACAAACATCATGTAGAtctttctcccctttttctaAGGTGTTGCTTGGTCTAACCATGGTTGATTACATTTGAGCCTAACATCATGATGGCTCCAACGAGGTATGTTTGTATAGTGAAAATGTGATTTTTGTTAATGTGTTTTGTCTTATGTGCAAAATGTGTCTTTTCTCTGGAATGGTGACAAAGTATTATCATACATGGTTACATAGAGATTAACTCTTTAATTTACTCCCTCCATTTTGCGGTGGGTCTTGAGTTACCTTCTCTAGTTTTATTGGgagtctgtttttttttttaaattctcttGCATATTGTACTCCAATTTTGCCCTTTTGTGGCTTCATAAATTTGCCACTCCATCGATTtccattaataaaaaataaaaaaaaaaccatttttcttaaaatttttataagtTGTAATGCGAAAAGAAGAACACAGTAGAAGTATAATGATGGGCCGGTgcaaattatttaaaaaagacAAGACGAATGCCACTAGATGGAGCAACAATCTTATAGTGCGTTCAACAAATGAGCAAGATAGCACAGAGCATTTGGATGGACTATTAACATTGAAAATGGTGTTTGCTTTACAATTAGTTAACAGTTACTACTACAACAGCAAAATCCTATAAAATTGAGGTGGCCACGATTAGAGAGACCATGAAAATGGCAAAAGAGATATAACTCCAGAGAATCCAAATCCTATCAGGTGCAATATCATTCATAATTTTAGATGAATAAGATTGCTACATGAACATAACCAATCTTTGAGACttcttaaaaattattttgaatGGTGTAAATTTTACTTCATATTTAGGATGTATATGTCCACTTTTAGGTAGAGAGATTTATAAGCTAATAGTGTGTAATGAAATTTTACATGCTAGCATCTTATTAATCATTAGATCCTCCTCTCTGCATCTCAATCGTTCAATCCGTCCATTATTGCTCCTCATTCTCTTCACTATAGCTATACCTTCTCTTTCCCCATGGTTCATTACTACAACCCACCAGATCCAACTTCTGtgccccctccctctccctctccctctccctcttcctccccGAACCACCCACTACATTtacctctcccctccccctcacTCTCTGTGTGACATGTGCGTGTGACTATTCTCTCCCATACCCCCTTTGTCTCCACTTTCCTTCACGGATTGTTTATTGTTGTGTTTCActttgagatgttgggagttatagatGTTGTGAATAACACCAGAATTTCGCAGAAATCACCTACTAAGTGTGGGTCTTAATGACATGAGAAAATGACGCaaaaacaaacacacacacaagaaacacaagaatttacgtggttcggcttTTAGCCTACATCCATGGGTGAAGACGGCGAGATGATTTCACTATTGAACAATTGGAGAATACAAGAACACTCTCTCACTCTAACCCAAAGTCCAAATACACCCCCTGAATTCTTCCTATCTCTCAAATAGAAATATTACAAGAACTCTGTGTATTCTATTCACGGTTATTCTGTAACCGTTGAGTTGTCTTTTAATGATCTCTCCCAcaccctatttataggaaaaggAAGTGGGTTTGTAAACCACGTGCAACTCCTTTTTCTTTGTCGGTGTGGGAGGTGTAACTACTACCTTCAGTTTTTCAAATAAACATACATTGTCCACTATTGGTGTCTCATACTTGATTGAAGAACATCAAGTCGGTGCAGTTCTATGGTTTGAACAAAATGAGAGAGCAAGACTTTTGCTTTTGCAACATTAATGAGGTAGAGACAATTTGTCATATCTCCATAAAGCATTAATGAAATCACTCTCATGTCATTGAAGAAACACATGAGAGTTTGCCTTCTTGCAAGTTACATAGCTACCATCTCTTCTTCAACAAAGGTGGGGGTTATCACATTTGACTTATTCAAGTCATATAATGACAATAGAGgtatagtcccacattggttaagTTCGATCTTTTGTTCCTTCATATATTTAAGGAGCTATCTCCACCTAATGCTTTACAATTTTAGGTTAGATCctccaatatggtatcagagcccaaatCTGTTTGTTGTCCTCTAAGTTATTTATCCACTTGTAAAGCCAGGTAAGTTGAAACTACATgggagggggagtgttgagatgttgtGAGTTATATGTATAGTTTTACTTCGGTTAGGTTCAGTCCTTAGTGCCTTTATATACTTAAAGAGCTATCTCCACCTAATGCCTTAAGGTATTTGGTTGGACcctctaacatggtatcaaagtcCAAGTCTATTTGTTGTTCTCCCTAAGTTATCTGTCCACGTGTAGAGTCAAGTTTGCCAAAACTACACACGTGGGGTGAGAGtattgagatgttgggagttcTAGAGATATAATCCAACGTCGTTTAAGTTTGATCCTTCGTGCCTTCATATACTCGAGGAGCTCCACCTAATGCCTTAAGCCCTGTTTGTTTAACGGGGAGGATTGGTTGAGAATGTTGTGCAAGTTGATCCCATAGTGTAGTGGGTTTggatttttacttttcttatgAGTAACCAAAGTCCAAGTCCTTCATTTTTTATAGGACTTTGGATAGCATAGGGATGGGATTTTCAAGTGTCACATCGACAAACAAAGAATTTAATGTTGTTCCCTAAGCTTTTGTAAATTCATTATCCTAGGTTAAACAAACAAGGTtagggtgggattttgaagtgccacatcaccACTTTTCCATcccaattctcccaccccacctaagtctcggtcaaacaaatggggccttaaggttttgggttggaccctccaACATGATATCAAAGCTCAGGTCCATTTGATGTCCTCCCTAAGTTATCTATCCACATGTAGAGCCAAGTATACCGAAGCTACACGTGAGGAGAGTGTTGAGATGTTGAGAATTATAGATGTACAATCTCACATCGATTAAGTTTGATCTTTGGTGCCTTCATAGACTTGAGGAGCTATCTCCATCTAAtaccttaaggttttgggttggaccctccaatatggtatcagagctcagGTCTATTTGTTGTCCTCCCAAAGTTATTTGTCCATATGTAGTGCAAGATACGTCGAAGCTACACGTGAGGAGAGTGTTaagatgttgggagttatagaaGTATAGTCTCACATCAGTCAGGTTTGGTCCTTGGTGCCTTCATAGACTTGAGGAGCTATCTCCACCTAATactttaaggttttgggttggaccctctaatatggtatcagagcccatgTTCATTTGTTGTCTTCTTTAAGTTATATGTCCATATGTAGTGCAAGATACGCCAAAGCTACACATGAGGAGAGTGTTaagatgttgggagttataaAGGTATAGTCTCACATCAGTTAGGTTCGATCATTTGTGCTTTTATATATTTGAGGAGCTATCTCTACCTAATACCCCAAGGTTTGGGGTTGGACCCTTCAATATGGTATCAGAACTCATGTTCGTTTGTCATCctcccttttgttatttgtccacgtgtagaGACAGGTATGCTGAAGCTACACGTGAGGagagtgttgagatgttgggGAGTAATAGAGgtatagtcccacattggttaagTTCTGTCCTTAGTGCCTTCATATATTTGTAGAGTTGTTTTCACCTAATGCCCcaaggttttgggttggatcTTTCAACATGGTATTAAAACTCATGTCTGTTTGTCATCTTTCCTAAGTTATCTATTCACGACTCGATCCATATATGCTGAAGCTATACGTGAGGGGAAATATTaagatgttgggagttatagaggcatagtcccacattggttaagAATCAATGGGTGTTGAACCACGTTCAAAATCAAGGGGCCATGCAAAAGAGAAGCGActagagggggaggggagagagatacATAAGGTGGccgggggtgggggtggggagggggagggggaggaagaagaaatggaaaatagATAGGGTGGTTGATTCCATTATGGTGATCGGGTTTGACAATGATGTTTCAGTGCTAGTGTCAGAAGTGGTTCCGGTCTTCCTATCTCCTCCCTCCTTGATGAGCTTTACTCTGTGTGtgtataagagagagagagagagagctcagGGGGGTGTAGCTGTGGACGGACTAAGTGGTGGTCCATCCACCACAGGTGATGTAATTGCATTGAATTGAATGACTGAGATTCAAATCGTTCCATCTATCAGTTAATAAATGCTAGCATACAAAATTCCATTTATGCCAGCTTTTATACATAATTTTCCCTTACTTTTATTAGTAGATAATGTGATGCCTCCtctttttatcattaaaaaaaaaaaaaaacaacaatttcTAAGAATATAGTTATCAAACTCCAGACCGAATCGAATCGAATACTTATCgattttgtttttcaaaacagTTTACACTTAAACTGATCAACCCGATAGGATGGCTTTGCCGAAATTGTAAGCCAAACCAAAATAGGAACCAAATTGATAagaaccaaaattgaaaaaaaaaaaacaagatttttcattactttttaaatatatatgtaaaatcGAAACAAAAACGGATCAAAATTGATATGTAATCGATACAAGTCTGTTAAAAAAAACCGAACAAAAAACGAAATCAATATTTTCCTTATTGATTCGGCCTTGGCTTGGCTCAATTCTGAAATGAAACTGATTTAACCCGAATGAAACTAGGCTTGACTGACCTATTGATATTTCTATCTAAGATACTTGAAAAATTAAGTATAAAACCAATCATTTATCATGCGTTTTCATAAAATATAAggataaagttttttttttttttttgagtaaataaAATTTAGGAGAAAGTTGTAGGTGAAAAAACTCGGAGATTGGAGGGTTATAATTACTCCCCTCTCTTTAATTCGAAGTCTAAAATATCCTTATACTGTAAAAATCTCATCAAACTACAATAAATGTGGCTGTTGAAGAGATTCTTGATTAACCATGGGTGAAAGAATATCCATCCAAAATGTTATGTGATTTATGTGAATATTTGTGTTACCATGGTTAGCTTTGGAGTTCATTACCAATTAAGGATTAGTTTGAAGGAAAGGTCTTTTCTAGGCTGCATAAAAGCATTTACAATGTGGTAGCTTGGATGTGATCCAaatacatgtcaagttttatcCATTTTGAAATCCACGAAGTGACAAAATAGAGTATTGCAAAATCTAGATTTACAAAGAGAGTACATGGATTACAAGAGGAGTGCATGCACCAATATGGCAGGTATCTATTCGGATCCAAAATTTGCTATGTAGCCAATTTAATCCATTTCCTAGATATCCAATGTCTGGCATTGCTACATCATCCTTCCACATGACCAACATGTAAAACCATCCATAAGTTCCCTAGCCAACAAAATATGTAGGAAAGCTTTCaccctttttttcccccaattttatattatttccaACCAGATAGAGCCTTCTAGGGAAACTTGGGCATTACTATTATGGTAATTACTAGGTTCTGAAGGCAATTAAGGGTCAATATTTGAATTAGTACCCTCTAGACCATCTAATTAGATGGCCCATCTAGAATTGATTTAGTCTTTGGTTCCTATGCTTAAGATGATATTATCTTGGTAATAAGGTGCATTCATTGGACAGTTAGGCTTTAAATAAGATACCCAAGATTGCTACAGGTCTGTAACTAACTTGTTTGACATTTAATGATAATTTTTGACAATTAACCACTCATGAAGCTGGTAGGTTTAGGTTGAGGGAAATTCAAAATGATAAGAATTTGGCCCGGAATGACAGATTCATTAAACTATCATATTAAAGTCCAAGGtgtgtgacccatttaactATCAGATTGTGATCTTTTCTTTCCCAAATTTGTCTTCCTCCATTGGAAATGAATGGATTTGGTAGGTTTCTTGTGTCCAAAACTCACTCAATTGGACTTAATAcccaagataaaataaagatcaATTTACACTTAAATTACCCGTAAAACATGTTTATCCTTAGAAGGCACTTCCTAAAATCATGGAGACAAGTAATGATCTCAGATAAGCAATTCACCATTCCTTAATTCCTAAATGGACATGGTGGGTAAAGACTAAACACCCCCAATTTGAACCCAAAAGAAGCATTGTGGGCTCAAACTAATTAGGAGTGGGGGTGGTTGGGAGGGTGGGGGAGAGAGATGCTCCATTGTCTCACTTAAATACGTCATCCTTAGTCACCAATGACAGATTAAGGGGAATTTAGTTCGTCTCCAAGAAGGCGTGCgtccagggtgctgccagggggcatccagcggtttagctgtgtcgcacacatctcggcacatgcctagggatgtgtgtggcacaacccaACGCTTGGCAGCGCCCTGGGTGTTCCCTGGTCCTTGGAGATGATTCTCTGAACGGACCAACCACAAAATGATCGGTTCAGACCGGATCAAACCGAAGCAACCCTTAATTGGTTTTAATTCGATTTGGGGTTTTATGAAACTGATAGAAacgaaaccaaactgaactgACCGAATGCACTGATAAAACCCGATAAAAAATCGTAATTAGACCGGATTAATAGTAACCCGATAGGAAAttgaaaacacccccaaaactAGGATTTTCTCATTGATTACATTATGTATACATGTAAAACCGAAATCTGACCGAACCAAACTTGATAGTAATCCAATTACAAAAtggaaccaaaccaaactagACTGAAACCGAAGACCAAAGCCGAAACTTCCTTAATGGTTTGGTATTGGGTTGGCTAAGTAACAGACCGAACCAGGTTGAACCGGCCGATTCACACACTTAATGGCAGAA encodes:
- the LOC122670868 gene encoding ubiquitin-conjugating enzyme E2-23 kDa-like isoform X2, with the protein product MSSPSKRRDMDVMKLMMSDYSVETINDGINEFNVEFHGPKESLYEGGVWKVRVELPDAYPYKSPSIGFLNKIFHPNVDELSGSVCLDVINQSWSPMFDLLNVFEVFLPQLLLYPNPSDPLNGDAASLMMEDQKQYEKKVKEYCERYAKRENITNPQAEESSDDDISDGQSTTSDDEVAGHPDP
- the LOC122670868 gene encoding ubiquitin-conjugating enzyme E2-23 kDa-like isoform X1 — protein: MSSPSKRRDMDVMKLMMSDYSVETINDGINEFNVEFHGPKERLHTGLYEGGVWKVRVELPDAYPYKSPSIGFLNKIFHPNVDELSGSVCLDVINQSWSPMFDLLNVFEVFLPQLLLYPNPSDPLNGDAASLMMEDQKQYEKKVKEYCERYAKRENITNPQAEESSDDDISDGQSTTSDDEVAGHPDP